TCATATTAAACATCCAGTCTAACAGAATTGTTGACATAGGCTGATAGAACACTGATTGCCCCTTCACTTTTCTAGCCTGAAGCCAAAACGGGGCGGACAAAATAATCTCAATTCTCTCCTCTGTAAGACAAACCTGACTTTTCCTCCACCTTCCATGAAACTGTCAAGCCATTCTTGAAAGAAGATTGATTGTGGAATAGGTCTGCATAAATgccaagaaaagaagaaaagttgCTGCAAGCAAAGAAATAACATCCTTGGACTGCTAAAACTGTAGCTTAGTTGAGATATACGCGCCTTTGTCCTAGTATCATAGTGTTCCTGGATCATCTCTTCTTGACATCTTGGAGAAAACTTGCATATTGTTCACAGCAGATGTGTTTAGCTCACTAAATTCCCAGACAGTTGCTTTACTTTCATGTCTGTCTATGCGACTGTCCTTAAGGAGGAGTGTCCATATGCTTGCATTAATTTCCATATATGTCACAAAGTGTTGTTGCCTAAACCAACCTATCAAGATGCTCTACTGTCTCTATTTAATTGATAACAAAGTGGACATAGAAACATTCCGATGCTACATCATCAACTACGTCTGTTTTGAAGAACTTTTAGTCAGTGGCGAGACACCCTTCTACCAAGAGTGTCATCCCTTGCCACTTTTGTCAAAAACATTCATCAGATATATACACGTTTAATATTTGAAAAAACTACATATATGTCATATAATCTTCAATTTTGGACAAGAAGTAAAGCTTTAGATTCTCTAAAGCCCCAAACTTAAAACCCACATGCAGGCTAAGTTCTGATGATATAGACAGATACCCTTGCTCAAAAACTCTAGCGCCCTTAAGTGTGTTACGaatttgttttgattttcttaccttatttcgaTTTATTCTTTTCCTTCTCATAAAAAACAATAGCATCCACGATGTAGTCCTTAAGAGAGTTTTGTTCAGAGGAATTATTCTCTCAAtagtttatttatatttttatattaatttctCATATGTAGGTCGATTGACCATACCATATTAAAGCTTATCCctattttagtatatttttcttttttatcccTATTTTAGATAAAATGGAAGTACTGTTGAAATATATGATGCATAAAATGGAAACCCCTTACTCAAACATTACTAATCCAAGAATCAACATGGAAATGTCGTCATTGTTGTTGAGGGACAAGACTTTTTATTGCCATGTCGTCACTTTCATCATAATTCTTCCCACTTATACGACGAGCAGAAAACAACTGATCACAGAAAGCAAGTAGTAGTAGTCGTagtaataatgataaaagtggCAATGATACAGTACCTCTAATCTTATACTATCATATAGCATATATAATGATCCATACTGTGTAGACTACACTTTGGAAAGAATTGGAACACCCCCACAAATAGAAAAGAACCCAAAGATAACAATGTAAAAAGAAGACCAATAAAACTGGACTCCTAGATGCCTGATGTAATATTCCCgagttatatttttctttttctcgtaCAAAGTACAAACTAATGAACTATGACAATTTTCAAGAACTGACTAACATTATTTCATGTCTtccacaaaatttatttttctatatttccAATAAAAAGTAAGTTTCATTTCCAAATTATCTACACTGCCGCTTAGCAAAATTTGGTGCAGATACCAATTTCTTTAACAATGTTTTCAATCTTCTGGCCCCAGTTCCAGGCCTTAGAACGCCATATTTCTCACCTTGGAGACTAAGACAACCTCGCTCATCGTCATTGGTGCACCACCCTCCGGCTGAGAACTGTCCATTTCGTCTTCTGAGAATATCACGATCAATTTTATTAAGAACAGGGTTGTTGTTCTTGAACTTCCGGGCAAATGGCCTGTTGCTTAAGACCATTCTTCGGTAATCCTTTGGACCGAGGGATCGGGGATGTTGTCTCGGGGGGTTGTCCCAAGTTATGTAATGAAGATCATGGTTCACTGTAGTGTTCTTGTATTCCTCGGAGTTGCATATGACTGTTTGGAAATAACCCTCTGGTGATGACACAAAATTAGTGTAGTAGAGAAGAAGAGTTCTTGGAAGGTTTTCCCAGCCTATTATGCAGTATTCTGCAAAGGATCTGGACAATATTGTCCAAGCTGAACCTGCAAATAGATTTTGTGTTAGTTCTATATGATGGAAATAAACATAAAATGTCGAAAAATAGCGAATAATGCGTCCGCACACAATTCATCGAGAAACTGGGCGATGAAATGTCAAGTCTAATTTAGAGTTTAACTTCTATACAATCATATCACCTAAAAGATCACGATAAGTAAACGTCAATAAAAAGTGTGATCGGCACCCTTGAAAATAAGGCAGGTTACCTGCTACAGCAAGTTAAATATAGTAAGAGCGTAAAAGTTATTTATTAAACCCTTTGATTTAAACTTCAGTCATATCTCCTCCAATCCCAACCCGGAAGAATGAAAAAACAAGGAAAAGAGTAGTCGTTCTCCAGTCATGGATCTAATTACACACATCCAGATATATGGAAATATAGATCATGAGCAATGAGCTAAAGAAgatcataataaaataaattggAATTGTTGAAATCTTGAATTATCcatcaaaatgaaaaagaaataaaatcaaaatcttGAGTCTTATATATACAACTATACACACACAAATTCAAAAGGCAGCTAGCATGTGCCATCAAGTCACTAGAGGTGGTGAATTGCAATATGAATAAAATTAAGATCTAGGCCTTGTGACACTTTTGTACCTTAATAACTTTAGGTGCTAATTAGATCTTTAAGAAATAAATTCTCCCAAAGCACTGAGATTTTAATTGTTCAGTACTACCATAGAGCATAATCTAGGAAACCAAAAGAAAGATTCGACTTGAACCAAGTGTAGAGCATGTCTCTATGACATTAACATGTGCATTTTCTTGATAATGTAGCTCAAACTAGTTTTTTTTAGTCTTTTCATACTTTTGCCTCTGTTACTGCTTAGTTGTTGTCCAATGGAACTTATTTCTATGATGCTCTTACTCttcgaaaattccaaaaaatacgGCGGGGTATGTGTCGATCCTTCAAAAACAAAGGTGCGGCAACATTTTTGGATGGTCCTTATTTTGTGAATATCTTGttttttagtaaaagttttaatCATTTAGCTTGAAAAAAGGTTACTCATTTTGTGGTTATAAATAGTTAAACCTTTTCAAGGGagcaaataaaagtaaaagctaTTTCCCTCCTCATTTTCTCTACATTGAAATGAGGATTCATGGTAATggataaaagaaaatgaagatctAGTAAGTCAGCAGATACTAATTAGACCAACTTTCTGGTTTTGATTCTATCTTTCTTAGCATTTATTTCAAAATGTATCTAAGATTTAGTAATTTCTTCAAAAAAGTTTATATAATATATTTAGCAAAAGGTATTTCAGTCCCTCCTTTTATGGTCTTTGCTGTCTTCAAGAGTCACATGCATGGGTTCATTGGATGTCTTGCCACTTCCTTTATTTTATTATCTCTTAGAATATTTGAAGCCACAAATAATGaataaaaaattcaaagaaagataaagaaaaataaccTGTATAAAGCTTGAAAGCAGTAGGGAGACTTCTTTGCTTGATAACCCACCAGATCTCTGATTTGTTCAAACTATGTAGACCAGGGTCTATTATAATTGGCTTTCCTCTCTTATTCCTACAttaagataaaaaatattttttgttaagCACTATAGATTTtctgaataaaatatttttcatttataaTAAATACAGTACTTGTCAAGCAAAACTATTGAagcaaaaaaattaaaagaaaaaaagaacttaCAGTTTCCAACCCATGTGGCTGGTGTGTTGTACAAAATTTAGATCCCTTGGTATGTCAGAGAAGGCATGGATCAGATCTGAGACCATGATGAGAAAACATTAAAAGAGAGAattataaaaaaagtaaaaagacaattgaagtattgaactaatcttggaaaaataatatttgaaggAATTCATacattttgtataaaataaacaAAGTATACTTTACTACATTTAGAGAAAATGAAATGTGAAGGAATCAAggaaattcttcttttttttccttctaaaaaacTCAAAGCAAAGGCATTATCATAAAAAGAATATCCTTAACACATTTTACCAAATTGTGAAGGAATCACTTGACTTTATTTCTCTAAAACCAAATAAAGAATGATAAAACAGTATTTTGTTGACCAAAAAATAGTGAATGTGAAGGAATAAATTCAAAAGTTTTTACTTAAAAAAATCCCGAAGgcaaaaaaattaagaaaaatgctTATATCTACAAATGTACtagaaaaaatacaaatttttagtcaaaaaacacataaaaacaaGGGCAAGGCGAacacaagggtctatcgtaccTCCAATAACTTTAACagctaattttaaaaaaaaaagaaaaaaaaaggagaggcACTCACCATACCATCTTGAGTAACTAAAGGATAATCAGAGGCACTGAGattaataaaccaatcccatttAGCAATCCTCAAAAGCATAGACATTGCATGAAGTGTAGTAGCAAGCATAGTTGGTCCTCTATAAGTTACCAAATTAGGCTTTCCCACAATCCAAACATTATTAATTTCTCCAAAAACAGTGTTCCCACCCACAAATCTTGAAATCTCTTTGTGCTCAGCTTCTGGTGCATCTAAATCCAAATGAATCAAGTAAAAATTCCCAGGATGGTATAGAGAAAACAACAGCCTTTTCAACTTTGGTACATCTCCTTTAGAAGCAGAGATCAAGTAAGCAAATTTTACAGGGTAAGGTTTACTAGTATTAGAGATGATGAAGCTTTTAGTTGGCTTGAAAATAGTGATTGGTGATTGAGATAATTGGGTGGGTATGTAGACAAGAATGAATAGAATTGAGGTTAgaatgaaagaaaacataaaaagTTTGATACCCATTACAAAGATTTAACTAAAAGATCAAGAAATTTGAGAACTTTGAGAGGCGAAGTAGTTCTTGTTCTGCTAGAAATTAAATGGAAAAAAAATGGCTGCCTCTAATATTGGGTAGTTGGGGGGAGGGGTAGTTAATGGATGTCGGTGAAGGGAGGTTAAATAAAGAGAGAATATAATAGCTAAAGGCAAAGGAAGAGTGTAGATGAGTTCTTTGGTTAGTTTGTTCCTTTCTTGGAAGTAAAGTGTGGAGAAAATGAAGTGAAGAGAACTCAATTTATCACTATTTTCAAGAGGTTGGGTATTAAGTCACTTTTGTTAATGGTGATTATTTGACCAAATTTCCCACCTAATGTTGCTTTTAAAAACTAGTCACTTTCTCctgcttctacttcttcctcctttctgttttattttcttttctttttttaacttaTTAGGTTGCAAGCTTATTCGATCCCGAAATATGTAAAGAAAAAGAAGGTTGTAAGCTTATGATTATGTGTAGTAATATATTTATTTCACTTTATctgatattttttcttttttagtccgtTTCAGAATGAAAAATTATATTTCAAATCtctttaaatttaattttgttattttattcttGATAACATACTCTTATAattatataaatgtcataccatttaAGATCATAAGTTCTAATGAAACTTTTGGTATGtgttagttttcttttctttttttcttcttaaactcTGTGTTAAGTCTAATGTCAACATATAAAACTGAGAAACAGAAGTATAGGTTATGGCAATCATATCTTTTTTTCTCATTGAAAATAAGGTAATATCAAGCTAATAATTCCTTAATTGACCAAAAAATTTACATTCCTCATATAGTCCTAATAATCTATAATGATTTgaacggtcgttttgagcatttgcattccgttcagctgtttgaagtcttgaataacttcatatgatgtattatgacttgtgtgaatcgttgatttttgttttcaggtgatccgaagttgatttggaagaatgattctcaactaggaagctttaagttggaagagttgaccaagtttgacttttgtgtattcgATCCCGGATCGAAGTTTTGATGGTCCCGTTAGGTctggatgatgattttggacttgggcgtatgcccgaattttcatttgaatatttcttgaaggttttagcgttaattggcgaaagttgacaatttggaGCTTTAGAATGTTCATAAGTCTAACCGGAAGTTTGACTTTGGgtaaatgtgtaaagattcgacctttattgaTTGGATTtgcttcctatggcattatttgatgactttgagttgcttttggctagtttcgagccgttcggaggatgatttgagcgggatggcgcttctagtgtatcgattgggcttgtttgaggtaagtatcctgCGTAACTTTGTATGGGAGAAATTACCCCTTAGCTTTTGGGTGGtggtactatttgaattatgtggaagacgtTTACACGAGGtggcgagtgtgtacacgggcttatatgtAGTATTTGAGCGGTGTAGACTTCTAGATTTCTTCCATGCATTTAATTGTATTTGTCacaacatgttatatctttcattgttgaattTGCCCTTACGTGCCTTACTTGAAGTTATTAGtacatgttctatcttttattgtcaaGTTCACTCTTATATGTTTTATTTGTTAGTTGTGATTACTTGTTGAATTCATGTCTTATTtattacatgccttaattgttaattGATTCTTGGTAATCATGTCTTTATTTATAAATTGTCATTACTTGCTATTTGATTTTGGGAGTTATCGTGTAACTTTATCATCCGTTTGTTACTTCTTGTGTAGCTTCGTTATTATGTTTGGTTTTGTAATACGCCGTAGTTGGTTGTAGTTGTTTGTGTAATGCCTATTGTttggggatcgggttgtacgctacAACGGTATTGAAATGATATGAAAAGATATGATATGGAGCGATAAGGACAGATGATATGATAtaggtgggatcggattgcacgccgtaacagatattattattattattattgtatgggatcgggttgcacgccgcaacggatattgttatttgtcacaccccaacctaggTGAGGCGTGGCTGACACCAGTGCCGTACTGGCCCGAGCAAACCACTCTGCAACTCTTGAATACTGGACGTAACCCAGAACATACATAGGCCAACATGGCCAAACTCTATCATACTATAAGCTATCATGGCCAACATGGCCGCAACTCGTAATATATCGTAGGCGTCCAAGCATCATATCAACTAGCCATCATACTCAAAACATCAATATATGTTTGAATCGAGGAGGCCACTATGAGTATCAATACCGGACAACCtagaaagaaaacataaatgaggGTCGACAAGGCCACTAACATATTGTACATACTGaacctgtgtctacaaagcctctaagagtatctgacatcaaaatatcatcgggacagggccccggcCTACCCGTAAGTCTATAACAAAATCTGATATCATGACCTCTAAACTCGGCTATACTCCAGAAGAGATGGAGTCTTACAGATTTCCCGCTGAATATCAATCATGTCTACTTTGAGGGATCGTCAAACTGATTACTTGCACCTGCATACACGAAGTGCAGTTCCCCAGCAATGGGACGTTAGTACAATGAAATgcaccaagtatgtaaggcagaaagtaaTACATATAAATAAATTCTAAAAACTGAAAAGCATGAATGAATACAACAATAGTCTGTTGAATGATAAGAATAAGAGTGAGCTTACCACGTACTCTAGATTGACTTACTAGATCGCTGTCACTTGGACCACTTGGTCCTTCAATCTGATTGAACAACTCAACCTATCATAAGATTCTGAACTATTTCTATCATCCGTTGCTTAGTAATCTCTTGTTACATCATCGTTGTTACTTATTATAACAACAATAAGTGGCTCTTACGCATAGCAAGGTAGACCGTCTGTAAGCCACACTACAACATTACTATCTGGTGGCACGCACGCGTAGCAAAGCAAATCGTCTGTACCGCTCAAAATATTCAGGTTGTACTATGCGTACATATGGGACCGTCCATAGCTAACCTTTATcttacctatgcgtttcatagaccgtccataggttAATCTTCATTATCCACCTACACATTCATAGAGCGTCCATAGGGAACATACTTATGCATAAATAACATTACAATAGCATGCAACAGTCAATATCTTACAAGCTAGGTACTCGTGTTTATAATGTCTCTCAGTTCGTATTCGGCAACTCGTAATACCTACTCATTAGCTTTAAGGAAACTCATAACTACTCTCAGATTTACACATCCGTCGTGACATACTAGAAAAAGGATTTCGATATTCGTATAATCTTACCTTTACAAATTCATTTGGTACATCGTAGGGCTCGTATTTCATATTATTTCAAGCGACTCATCGCATTCGTTAACTCAATCTCTACTTCTTTTAATGTATGGAATATCATTACTATTTTTGTATGCGCACGATTATTCTAGTTAGGTAGTACAATGCGTTTCATAACCTATGTGACCTTACGCTCTTCTGCATACGATCTATTCTTGATTCGTTAGTTTGCTCATTCACAACCTTTAAATTTATGGGTAGGTTCTTGTTAAGCAACTTATCACATCCCTTAATCTACATCTCTCTCTTATTAGAATTAGGGATCTTCCATAGCTACCTTCACTAACCAATGAAAACTACTTCGTCCATTTCATAAGATCATAGGTTCTATACATGATTTCTACTCATGATCCATTTATAATTTACCATTAAACGAAGGCTATACTTCTCCCCGTAGACTCAACATAAGTTCCGTGAGGTCTCTACATAGCTAGGAATTATCCGTGGATTACAACTACGAGTAACTCATTTCTTATCTATATTCACTTTTGAACTATTAGAGGCTCTTAACCTGTCAACATAGAACATACACTAGGACTCATCCCCTTGAACCTCTTATAAGGGTGACGTCACTATGGAATCATGCTGGAAGAAGAAAGGGAAAGCCTTACATATCTTTAAGTCGATCCTTCGGCGAAGATGGTGGGAAAGTCACCTCTTCAATATAATCCACACCAACGAAAATAACACTAATATCAACAATAGTAACACATCAACTAGCTATCACGCGACAAGCTTGTTCTACGGTAAATCGGACAGCATCTCTCCCGTTTCTTTCACCTCCCTCAAGGTcacaacatcaacaataataGGCCACCCTTAATACATATATCCAGCACCTTAACAACACGAGAACTGCCCAACTATGCaatataacaacaataataggtcCAATGTTAATCTTAGGAATAGCTAGCTTACGATACATCGAGCGACAAGCTCGGTCCTTAACTAGCAACAAAACACTAATCTACACTTCTTCTCTTCAAGTTACATAttaacaacacacacacacacacacacacacacacacacacacgatcCATTTATAATTTACCAATGAAAACTACTTCGTCCATTTCATAAGATCATAGGTTCTATACGTGATTTCTACTCATGATCCATTTATAATTTACCATTAAACGAAGGCTATACTTCTCCCCGTAGACTCAACATAAGTTCCGTGAGGTCTCTACATAGCTAGGAATTATCCGTGGATTACAACTACGAGTAACTCATTTCTTATCTATATTCACTTTTGAACTATTAGAGGCTCTTAACCCGTCAACATAGAACATACACTAGGACTCATCCCCTTGAACCTCTTATAAGGGTGACGTCACTATGGAATCATGCTGGAAGAAGAAAGGGAAAGCCTTACATATCTTTAAGTCAATCCTTCGACGAAGATGGTGGGAAAGTCACCTCTTCAATATAATCCACACCAACGAAAATAACACTAATATCAACAATAGTAACACATCAACTAGCTATCACGCGACAAGCTTGTTCTACGGTAAATCGGACAGCATCTCTCCCGTTTCTTTCACCTCCCTCAAGgtcacaatatcaacaataatagGCCACCCTTAATACATATATCCAGGACCTTAACAACAGGAGAACTGCCCAACTATGCaatataacaacaataataagtcCAATGTTAATCTTAGGAATAGCTAGCTTACGATACATCGAGCGACAAGCTCGGTCCTTAACTAGCAACAAAACACTAATCTACACTTCTTCTCTTCAAGTTACATAttaacaacacacacacacacacacacacacacacacacacacacacacacacacacacacacacacacacacatataaaatCCCCCAAAACTCCAGCCACAACAACatcataaaaatacctcaaaacAGTCCAACATGGTATCACAACTTCTATACGTCTTTTGACCATCAACTCATAACTTCTAGCTTCAAACAACTTAGCTAGGGCTTAGATATGATCAAACTCATGTAGGAGAAGAAGAGATTACCTTTAAACAGCAAGAAAAACTCCAAGAAAAACTCTCCTTAAACTTGAAAGAACTCACAACACATCAACAACATCATATAAGTGATCTCTACCATTTTTACAACACTTTTAATGACGAACTTAGGTGGTTTGGCCTTGGATTTGTGtgaatctttaggatatgctTAGATAGAGTTTAGAGGTTTTTGGAGGTCTGATTTGGTCGAAAATGAGATTTAGAGATGAAAGCTATCACTTTATATAACAAGGTAAGCTTCCACCGACTTTGTGAGTCCCAAGgaagctgcttgcgcagtctcacaaaaacgtgaatatctctctatttcGACGTTGTATCGATGAACAGTTTAATGTGTTATAAATTAGActtgtagatattcaatttgatgggTTTATCACCCCTTAACGCAAAGTATATTTAGAGAAAAGCTCAGTGACATTAGACCCAAATTTAGGTCAAACTTTTGTCGTgatttgttttacaacttgtttcACTTAAAAACTAAATATATGAATATTATATAATTCAATTACCTTTAAAACATGACCTCCTTAGGATATTAAGCACTCCTAGTTTACCCTAAAAGTACGAGTTATAACATCTTTGATTCGTTTAACCTCCAACCTTCACGATACTTCCTTAACACTTGTTTTAACCCATCATTATCTTTGTAAAGGTTATTAAGCTCTACGGCTTACATTGATTCACTTAAGATGCATCATAGCATGAAAGtacccccttaggaacattcgtcctcgaatgttaactcttagagactTGCTAAAATTTCGCCAAAGTTTTCCCTGAACACCGGACTAAAACCAACTTGCACACAACTAGAAAATACAttatacatgccacacatggccaacaTCTGTAAATGGAAACacttggcctcacacgaccaTTTACCATGAATAgagctgtaacgacccgacttgtcattttaagcatttacgtcccattcagtgacttaaggtctctagcagtttcgcaatatgtattatgacccgggGGTGTGGTCGAgcttgatttactgaagattcggaattaaattaaaagaacaatccttatttagaatcttaaatagaaagagttgattggagagttaacttttgagtaaacgactccggaatggaattttgatgatgtcaatagctctgtatggtaattttggacttaggagcatgtccgaaaaattatttggaggtccgtagtggaagtaagcttgaaatggcaaaaattaaattttggaaagtttgaccggggtttgactttttgataacggGGCCGAAATCTTATTCTGGAAATtttaatagcttcgttatgtcatttatgacttgtgtgcaaaatttgaagctattccggattgatttgatatgtttcggcacaagatatagaatttgaaagttcaaagttcatagattttgatttgaggtgcgattcgtcgttttgatcttgtttgatatgatttaaaaccccgagtaggtccgtgttgtgTTACGAGACATGTTGGTAaattcggacgaggtcccgagtagctcggatgagtttcggacgaggtttagATCGAATTTGGACTTGTTGAAAATGCTGGGATTTCTGCTGTCTCTGGACAGACCTGTTGGGATCGCACATGCGGAAATTTGGGCGTAGGTgcgacctcgcagaagcgaggattTCGTCGTAGAAGCGAGCTGCGCAGAGCTGGAGGAAGGTCGCAGATACGAACAGCCTTCCGCACCTGCACAATCACAGGTGCGATATTTGCTACGCAGAAGCGACGAGACagcgcagaagtggaaatgttgCGCACCTACGAtcagcgcagaagcggaaatggctccgcaggtgcgagctttgtGGCTGGGCAGAATCATAAGGACCAAAATGgtcatttttggcatttcgttttggaatttttggagctcggatttgggcgattctagAGGGAgttttcacaagcttggttggggtaagtgttctatatcctaaagtgattatatttcatgaatatatgattatattcatcatttagttcggatttaaatggaagaaatcaagatttttacaaaagcttccaaaaaacaaaaatttaagatttggaggccgagttgttattggaattcaataaaattggtatggttgaacttgtatcggaatgagtgtttgggtttcatgaaaattatgtcgggttccgggGGCGGGTCCCACGTTGACTTtcgttgactttttagaataaatttttaagtcgacgtatttttatccggaattattttcgatgaattttaatcaagttatacaattaatttggatagatttgagtggtccggaggtcaattcaagcaagaaggcaattttggaatatcggcataacttcaaaaaggtaagtgtcttgcttaacctcgagtgggagaaataccccttaggcattgagtattatgtgcaaattgtgtaattgaaaaatatgtacgcgaggtgacgagtacgtacttggtttatatgtgcaaatttcgttgattaaaatccttagacgcccttagGTATTAAGTTAGAAATTATTGGCAcatattaaatcctctatttgtcatgcctagatccttgttgttgaaattatttttctatgatgatttggtgtgattgccaccttgaattttatgtgaaatattattttgttgagttgttcactcccgaatatttttgttaagattttgtgcacattatggtcgagccatgggctccttattgtggaaaatgatgtattattgatttctgtggcaagttgaaatatttgagcactcgatgtgcaatttatgatatgttgcaatatttgagcacttgatgagctatttgtgatatgtgagcacttgatgtgcagttgtttaaatcatatttactttgggactacggaacggtattctgggagatccccctgtcttgcatatttactttgggactattccgggagatccccctgtcttgcatatttactttgaaactgcggaacggtattccgggagatccccctatcttgcatatttactttgggactacggaacggtattccgggagatccccctgtcttgcatatttacttttgggactacgaggcggtacctcgggagaccatatttacttttgggactacgaggcggtacctcaggagtgctCTTTCGTTGATATTTTTCAAtggatgcacttgcctttggttattttattttttcatgatatgtaaatttttgtgttcttccatgatgtattatttg
This DNA window, taken from Nicotiana tabacum cultivar K326 chromosome 15, ASM71507v2, whole genome shotgun sequence, encodes the following:
- the LOC107763208 gene encoding beta-glucuronosyltransferase GlcAT14A, whose product is MGIKLFMFSFILTSILFILVYIPTQLSQSPITIFKPTKSFIISNTSKPYPVKFAYLISASKGDVPKLKRLLFSLYHPGNFYLIHLDLDAPEAEHKEISRFVGGNTVFGEINNVWIVGKPNLVTYRGPTMLATTLHAMSMLLRIAKWDWFINLSASDYPLVTQDDLIHAFSDIPRDLNFVQHTSHMGWKLNKRGKPIIIDPGLHSLNKSEIWWVIKQRSLPTAFKLYTGSAWTILSRSFAEYCIIGWENLPRTLLLYYTNFVSSPEGYFQTVICNSEEYKNTTVNHDLHYITWDNPPRQHPRSLGPKDYRRMVLSNRPFARKFKNNNPVLNKIDRDILRRRNGQFSAGGWCTNDDERGCLSLQGEKYGVLRPGTGARRLKTLLKKLVSAPNFAKRQCR